The DNA region GGTGTATTCTGCCTTAAAACGCAGTCCTCCTGTTAAAGCCCGCAGATCTTTTTTAGTTTCACTGACAGTGAATACGTCATACATAGTATGTGAAGTTTGATATAGGGTAGTCCGCTTTTTAGACGGGGCAAGATCTACGGCGGAAAATACCTCATAGGGGCCAATAAAATCAGTTGCATCAGCACCGTCAAACAAAAAGATACCTACTTTGAGTGGTAATTCATTATTATCCATTGCTCAGAACCTCCAACACTTATTCATCTGTGCACATGATAGCTATATTAAATCATGCAAACTGCCACTGTAAAAGGGCCAGATTTTAAGAAGTGAGGGAGGCCAGTAATTATGTAATATATGCAGAAAGTAGCAGTAGTGAAAGCCGGTTGCTACGGTGTACCATATAGGCGAACAAGCCATGTCAAAATTGCTCACCCAATTAGACGGCATAAAGGGTATCTACTGCGGGTATTAGTGAAGCTGAACAGGTTGTCTTAACTAATCTTTTGCAGGAATCACCGGTACCAAAAGAAATGAATCATACTTCCCGCCGGCATAAACCCAATGAGTTCCTTTGTTCACTGTTTCCATGTGTTCATAACGCACTTTCCGGCTGGGCGAGCTAGTTTCTGTAATGATCTCGCTACCTTTAACGATCAGCACCAGACTTTCACCCGCTTTAAACAGTGTGCTTGAAGGCAGGATTTCAATTTCCACTGGAACTATCTCACCTTTCGTTAGCTTCAAGGATCGTGTGTGCTTCAACCATGGCTGGTAAGGAGTAGATTTTTCCGTATCCAGTTCCCGATGGGAAACCCGTAACCATCCAGTGGCTACTTGACCGTTTTCAATATGATTAAAGTCAGGCAGGTACACTTCATGACCTCTTCTATCGTACTTTTTAATGCCGATAAAGATATCCATATCCTCGGTATCGTCAGTAGAGACCCAAAGCTTAAGCTTCATATATCCGGTGAGTTCGGTGTCCTCTTTATAGGTGATCTTAAACTTTAGCTCATTATTCTCTGTTTGGTCTGAATCAGCTTTATAGGACAGTTTTATTTCATCTTTGGGTGATTTATCCTGCAGCGACATTTTTTCGCCGTCAAGATAAAGCTGGATGTAATTTGTTCGGGCTATCGGCCATTCATTCTCAAAGTGGATCTGTCCTAGGTAGAATTTCTCTCTAACTTCGAGGCATACTCGTGGAGTAGCTCGCCAATCATTCTCAATACCCTTCAGGAAATAATCAAAAAATGATTTCTGACGTTCCAGTGATTCTCTTGCATAGTAGGTTTCCCACTCCTTGCGACCATGGACTAGCAGCCATTTGTCTTTGGAGGAAGACTGCTTAAAACCCTCAAAGGTGCCCCGGTTATGCAAGCCCTGGGTGGACCAGCTGGCGCAAGCAAGCATTGGCACTTTGATATCGGCTAAACTTACCTGTCTGTTCTTCCAGTAGTCATCAAGCAACGGATGTGCTTTTTGTCCCTCCGTCAAATCTTCCATTTCTTTATTATTAGGCCACCTTGCTAAAAGACCATCCGCCCAAAACCGGAAGAAACCCGTGTCGGGTATTCCTCCATGAAATGCAATTTCCCTATACATATCATTAAGCCCTTCCCAAGGAATCATCGCCTTTAGGTGTGGAGGGTTTAAAGATGCCACCCACCATTGGGTAACTGCCAGATATGATACGCCGTTTGTTCCCACATTGCCGTTGCTCCATTCCTGAACGCCGGCCCATTCGATGATTTCATAATAGTCCTCGGCTTCAAGGCGAGACCAGGGATAAAGCCCACCTTCCGATTTTGAGCTTCCCCGTAAGGCAACTTTGATCAACACATAGTCGTTTGGCACCCAGAAGCCGGGGTCCGGCGATTCTTCCGCAGTAAATTCAGATGCCGGGATAGTGCCTAAGGTCGGCCAGGTAGGACGAAATGAAGGAAAACGGGCTTTAACATCTTTCCCATATACATCAGCTGACATGACCACCGGGAACTTTCCCGGCTTGCCGGGGCGAAAAATATCCACATAGAGTGTGATACCATCCCGCAGTGTAACAGGAACATCCTTCTCTAAAATCATCTCTTGATTACCGTAATGCACGGTACCCACTACTATGTTGTTCAATCCCGGTTTAATGTCATAAAAATCCGTTGGCTTTAGGTCAGGGCGCCCCAAGAATTTGTTCATTTCACATATACTCCCTTTTTGCGAAGAGTGATTGCCGGAGTTGATTAGCCTTTAGCTTAAAGCAGTATATCCCCCTGTTAAATTTGTTATTCAGGCCCACCTTAAGCAGACAAGACCGTAGATCTTATTCTTCGGTATAAGGAATACTAGTGTGAGATCATGGCTAATTGCTGCTTAATATAGTCACATTGAGCGGATTTCTATCTACGAGACGTTTGAAACTATATTTTGGATAACCAACCATAACTGCTCCGGTGATTGACTTGTGTTCTGGGATTTTCAATAAATCCAGCAGGGGAGGATAGTTTGAAAAAGCGCACATTTCGAAAAGGCCCGCCCATGCAGAACCAAGCCCCAAAGTACTAGCAAACAATTCCAAATAAGAAATTGATAAAATTGTATTTTCGCGACCATTTTTAAAATCTTTTGGTGCGGTTGCTACGATGAGGGTAG from Propionispora hippei DSM 15287 includes:
- a CDS encoding CocE/NonD family hydrolase; this translates as MNKFLGRPDLKPTDFYDIKPGLNNIVVGTVHYGNQEMILEKDVPVTLRDGITLYVDIFRPGKPGKFPVVMSADVYGKDVKARFPSFRPTWPTLGTIPASEFTAEESPDPGFWVPNDYVLIKVALRGSSKSEGGLYPWSRLEAEDYYEIIEWAGVQEWSNGNVGTNGVSYLAVTQWWVASLNPPHLKAMIPWEGLNDMYREIAFHGGIPDTGFFRFWADGLLARWPNNKEMEDLTEGQKAHPLLDDYWKNRQVSLADIKVPMLACASWSTQGLHNRGTFEGFKQSSSKDKWLLVHGRKEWETYYARESLERQKSFFDYFLKGIENDWRATPRVCLEVREKFYLGQIHFENEWPIARTNYIQLYLDGEKMSLQDKSPKDEIKLSYKADSDQTENNELKFKITYKEDTELTGYMKLKLWVSTDDTEDMDIFIGIKKYDRRGHEVYLPDFNHIENGQVATGWLRVSHRELDTEKSTPYQPWLKHTRSLKLTKGEIVPVEIEILPSSTLFKAGESLVLIVKGSEIITETSSPSRKVRYEHMETVNKGTHWVYAGGKYDSFLLVPVIPAKD